A window of the Brassica oleracea var. oleracea cultivar TO1000 chromosome C1, BOL, whole genome shotgun sequence genome harbors these coding sequences:
- the LOC106330646 gene encoding uncharacterized protein At4g04775-like: MSSSSSSSRSQTRTTVGIPSTCWCGANLTTFGAQTKDNLYRRFYRCEISVKRQSEHHLFKWIDEAIIDEISIVDTKISQLQADFQSFKRTTTLRLQERGKKIDESFLEMKRIFHDQTILLDELMNKSTLVLEAKSQSLLLNIVAAAIVLGTMAWLYEKITVG; the protein is encoded by the exons ATGAGTTCATCCAGTTCTTCTTCTCGTTCTCAAACACGCACAACAGTGGGCATTCCTTCAACATGTTGGTGTGGGGCGAACCTGACTACCTTTGGGGCTCAAACCAAAGACAACCTATACCGCCGTTTCTACAGATGCGAAATCTCCGTCAAG AGGCAATCTGAGCACCACCTTTTCAAATGGATAGACGAGGCTATCATCGACGAGATTAGCATTGTTGATACAAAAATCAGCCAGCTTCAGGCTGATTTCCAATCTTTCAAGAGGACAACAACTCTGCGTCTTCAGGAACGTGGCAAGAAGATCGATGAGTCCTTCCTGGAGATGAAAAGGATTTTTCATGACCAAACTATCCTCCTTGATGAATTAATGAACAAATCAACTTTAGTTCTTGAGGCTAAATCACAGTCCCTGCTCCTCAACATTGTTGCTGCTGCCATTGTTCTAGGTACCATGGCATGGTTGTATGAAAAAATAACCGTGGGTTGA